A region of Nerophis lumbriciformis linkage group LG26, RoL_Nlum_v2.1, whole genome shotgun sequence DNA encodes the following proteins:
- the eif5 gene encoding eukaryotic translation initiation factor 5, with amino-acid sequence MSVNVNRSVLDQFYRYKMPRLIAKVEGKGNGIKTVIVNMVDVAKALNRPPTYPTKFFGCELGAQTQFDSKNDRYIVNGSHEANKLQDMLDGFIRKFVLCTECDNPETDLNVNPKKQTIGTACKACGHRGMLDTRHKLCTFILKNPPEATESGSASAKKEKEKKNRKKDKENGSGSGEAGNQENFDAPEAVDRDDDDEDWGEETTEEAQRRRMEEISDHAKNLTLSEDLEKPLEERVNLFYSFVKIRKENATIDAADKDILAEAERLDVKAMGPLILSELLFDENIREQLKKYKRHFLRFCHNNKKAQKYLLGGFECVVKLHQLQLLQKVPIILKDLYDADLLEEDVIFAWAEKVSKKYVSKELAKEIHAKAAPFVKWLKEAEEETEGSEEEDEEDDENVEVVYSPSARELKVETVKADKPGKEEEDIDIDAI; translated from the exons ATGTCTGTCAACGTCAACCGCAGCGTGTTGGACCAGTTCTATCGCTACAAAATGCCCCGTCTGATTGCCAAG GTGGAAGGCAAAGGGAATGGAATCAAGACGGTCATTGTCAACATGGTTGATGTTGCAAAGGCGCTGAACAGGCCTCCAACAT ACCCGACCAAGTTCTTTGGCTGTGAACTCGGTGCTCAGACCCAGTTTGATAGCAAAAACGACCGCTACATCGTCAACGGATCCCATGAGGCGAACAAGCTGCAGGACATGCTTGACGGGTTCATCAGAAAATTTGTGCTGTGTACCGAGTGTGACAACCCAGAAACTGACCTG AATGTAAATCCCAAGAAACAAACCATTGGCACTGCCTGTAAGGCCTGTGGGCACCGCGGCATGCTCGACACCAGGCACAAACTCTGCACGTTCATCCTTAAAAACCCACCAG AGGCCACTGAAAGTGGATCTGCATCTGCAAAGAaggaaaaggagaagaagaacCGCAAGAAGGACAAGGAGAACGGCTCTGGAAGTGGAGAGGCTGGAAACCAAGAGAACTTTGACGCTCCTGAGGCTGTG GACCGAGACGACGATGATGAAGACTGGGGGGAGGAGACCACTGAGGAGGCCCAGAGGAGGCGAATGGAGGAGATCAGCGACCACGCCAAGAACCTCACGCTCAGCGAGGATCTGGAGAAACCTCTGGAGGAGCGAGTGAACCTCTTCTACAGCTTTGTCAAA ATAAGGAAGGAGAACGCCACCATAGACGCGGCCGACAAGGACATCCTGGCCGAGGCGGAGCGTCTGGACGTGAAGGCCATGGGCCCGCTGATCCTCAGCGAGCTGCTCTTTGACGAAAACATCCGCGAGCAGCTCAAGAAGTACAAGCGCCACTTCCTGCGG TTCTGCCACAATAACAAGAAGGCCCAGAAGTACCTGCTGGGAGGATTTGAGTGTGTGGTGAAGCTGCACCAACTCCAGCTCCTGCAGAAAGTCCCCATCATCCTCAAAGATCTCTACGACGCCGACCTGCTGGAGGAGGACGTCATATTCGCCTGGGCAGAGAAG GTTTCTAAGAAGTATGTCTCTAAGGAACTTGCCAAAGAGATCCACGCTAAGGCTGCGCCCTTTGTCAAGTGGCTGAAGGAGGCGGAGGAGGAGACCGAGGGTAgcgaggaggaggacgaggaagACGATGAGAACGTCGAG GTGGTGTATTCCCCTTCGGCCCGGGAGCTCAAAGTGGAGACTGTGAAAGCAGACAAGCccggaaaagaagaggaggacatCGACATAGACGCCATCTAA